GCCCCGGAGCTGGTCGAGGAGCTGGAGCGGCTCTCGCTGCCCTTCACGGACGGCGCGACCCCGACCGACGCGGAGCTGCGGATCGCGCAGGCGCAGCTGGTCGGCTGGCTGGAGGGCCTGTTCCACGGCATCCAGACCACGCTGTTCGCCCAGCAGATGGCCGCGCGGGCCCAGCTGGAGCAGATGCGCCGCGCCCTGCCGCCGGGGGTCGCCCCGGACGGCGAGGAGCCCCCGCAGCCGGGCGGCCGCTCGGGCGGCCCCTACCTCTAGCCTCTGGAGGGACCCCCGACCCGCGGGAGCCTCCCCCACGACACCGCGAAGGGCCCGGCAGCAGCTGCTGCCGGGCCCTTCGCGGTGTCACGCGCTCACTCGGAGGCCGGGTTGCCCGTCGAGACCTTGAGCTGGATCTCCGGCATGTCCTCCGGGTCGACGTCCGTGCCGGCCGCCGGGAACTGGTCCCGGATCGAGCCCTCGCCGTACGTGTTCTCGTCGACCTCGACGACCTTCATCCGCCAGCCCGCGGCGTTGAAGCACTCCTTGACCGAGCCGATGTACTTGAACGTGAAGTCCGGCACCTTGATCTTGTCGGGGTCGTTGTACGACTCCTCCGGCTCGGTGCACTCGTCCTTCTCGATGGTCTTCGTCTTGTCCGGCCCGCGGTAGCCCGCCGCCTTCGACGCCGACACGGAGGCGCTGGGGGAGCCGCCGCCCTCCGGGTCCTCACCGCCGCCGCCGTTCATCAGCAGCGCGCCGACCAGTCCGCCGACGGCCACCACGGCGACCACGATCGAGCCGATGATCACCGGCTTGTTGTTCCTGCCCCCGCCCGCGCCGCCGGAGGCCGGGGCCGACGGCGTCAGGTTGTACGGCGGCGGCGTGGACGCGCCCTGCTGCCCGTGCTGTCCGTAGGGGGCGGGCGTCTGGTAGCCGCCCTGCTGCGGATAGCCGTAGGCGGCGGGCGAGTGCGTGGCGGGTGCCGGGCCGCCGTACGGGTTCGGGGCCGGAGTCGGCTGGTACGGCGTCTGGACGGGGCCGGTGGGGGCCGGGGTGCCCTGGTCGACCGGCGGGAAGACCGCGGAGCCGACACCGGCGCCGCTCGCCGCGGCCGCGCCGGGCACGATGCTCGGCGGGGCGGCGTGGAAGGACTGCGCCACCCGCAGGCACTCGTCCCGCATGGCCTCGGCGCTCGGGAAGCGTTCGTTCGGGTTCTTCTTCAGGGCGCGGGCCACCAGCGCGTCCACCGCCGGGGGCAGCGACCGGTTGACCGAGGAGGGGGCCACCGGCTCCTCCTGCACGTGCGCGTACGCGATGGCCAGCGGCGAGTCCGCGTCGAACGGCAGTCGCCCGGTGACCAGTTGGAACAGCATGATGCCGACCGAGTACAGGTCGGAGCGGGCGTCCACGCCGCGGCCGAGGGCCTGTTCGGGGGAGAGGTACTGCGGGGTGCCGACCACCATGCCGGTCTGCGTCATCGAGGTGACGCCGGACTGCATGGCGCGGGCGATGCCGAAGTCCATGACCTTGACCACGCCGCGCTTGGTCATCATCACGTTGCCCGGCTTGATGTCCCGGTGGACCAGGCCCATCTCGTGGCTGATCTCCAGGGCCGCCAGCACGTCCGCGGTGATCTTCAGCGCCTTGTCGGCGGGCATCGCGCCCTGCTGCCGGACGTCCTCGTCGAGCACCGAGCCCAGCGGGCGGCCCTCGACGTACTCCATGACGATGTACGGCGTCGTCATGGAGTCCAGCTCGTCCTCGCCGGTGTCGAAGACCGAGACGATGTTGGTGTGCGTGAGCTTGGCCACGGCCTGGGCCTCGCGGCGGAAGCGCTCGCGGAAGGCCTGTTCCCGGCCCAGCTCGGTGTGGAGCGTCTTGATCGCGACCTGGCGGTCGAGGACCGAGTCGTACGCCAGGTGCACGGAGGCCATACCGCCCTCACCGAGCAAGTCGCGCAGCTGGTAACGGCCGCCGGCGAGCGCGCGCCCCGCGTACCGGCCCTGTCCGGCGTCCTGGCTCATGTCTCTGCGTCCCCCATAGGCGCCGCGGCGCCGGTGGCAGCAGGCCGCGCGCTCGTGATCGAAAGTGCTATTCCCGGCCAAGTCTGCCCGAGGGCACTGACACGTCAAGCGCGGTGCCCGTTCCGTGACCGTACGCGAAAGAAGCGTCGCGGAAGCGTTACAGCCGCCGTACCGCCGGTACACAGAATTTGCACGACAGTAAGGAACCAGGGTTTCATGACCGGTCCGTCTCATGTCCGGTCCCGGCCCCCCATCCCGGACCGGAGGCCGCCGCGGAGCCTGTAGCGTGGCCGACGGAGACCGTAACAACACCGCGCGCACCGCGGGCAGAAACGACGGCGAGGACTGATGGCACAGCAGCAGCGCGCCCAGGGCCCGTCCGATCCCGAGGCGAATGGCGGCGGTATGGCTGACGCGCCGGAGACCTGGGGCAACGGCGGCCTGGTCGGCGACGGCCGGTACCGGCTGACCCGCAGACTCGGGCGGGGTGGCATGGCCGAGGTGTTCGCCGCCGAGGACGTCCGCCTGGGCCGCACCGTGGCGGTCAAGCTGCTCCGTGCCGATCTGGCCGAGGACCCGGTCTCCAAGGCGCGCTTCACACGCGAGGCGCAGTCGGTGGCCGGCCTCAACCACCACGCGATCGTCGCCGTGTACGACTCCGGCGAGGACTTCGTCGGCGGCCAGTCCGTGCCGTACATCGTGATGGAGATCGTCGAGGGCCGCACCATCCGCGACCTCCTCCTGAACGCCGAGGCGCCCGGCCCCGAGCAGGCGCTGATCATCGTCTCCGGTGTCCTGGAGGCGCTCGCCTACTCGCACCAGCACGGCATCGTGCACCGCGACATCAAGCCTGCCAACGTCATCATCACCAACAACGGCGCGGTGAAGGTGATGGACTTCGGCATCGCACGCGCCCTGCACGGCGCGTCCACGACGATGACGCAGACCGGCATGGTCATGGGCACCCCGCAGTACCTCTCCCCGGAGCAGGCCCTCGGCAAGGCCGTGGACCACCGCTCCGACCTGTACGCGACCGGCTGCCTGCTCTACGAACTGCTCGCACTGCGCCCGCCGTTCACCGGCGAGACCCCGCTGTCCGTGGTCTACCAGCACGTCCAGGACATCCCGACGCCGCCGTCCGAGGTCTCCGACGCCACCCCGCCGGAGCTGGACGGCCTCGTGATGCGCTCCCTGGCCAAGGAGCCCGACGACCGGTTCCAGACGGCCGAGGAGATGCGCGGGCTGGTCCAGTACGGGCTCCAGATGCTCTACGAGCAGGGCAGCCACACCGGTACCTGGAACACCGGCCCGGTCACCGCGCACGACGGCCGGCAGACGCCGGCGGCCGGTCTCGCCGGCACGTCGGTGATGCCGAACGCCGGCCACGGCGCGTCGGGCACCCAGCAGATCCCGCAGCCGATCCTGCCCGGCCGCTACGGCGGGGGCGACGACGGCGGCTTCGAGGGCAACGGCAACAAGGGCAGCGGCCGCGGCAAGCTGTGGATACTGGCCGTCCTCGCGGTCATCGCCATCGCGGCCGGCGTCGCGCTGGCCCTGAACAACGGCGATGACGGCAAGGGCGGCACCGACACGGACAAGAGCCCGTCCGCCAGCGTCTCGGAGAGCACCGGCGACGAGTCGCCCAGCCCGTCGCCCAGCGACGAGGAGACGCAGGAGAACACCGACCCGGGCACGGACCAGGACAACGGCGGGGGCGGCACCGGCGGCGGCGACTGGACGCCGTCGTACTCACCCTCGTACACGCCCTCCCAGAGTCAGACGGAGGAGCCGACGGGCGACCCCACCGGCGACCCGACCGGCGATCCGACGACGCCCACGGACGACCCGACGACGGACCCGACCGGGCCGACGGGCGACCCGACCGGCGATCCGACCGGCGGCACCGAGGGCGGCGGCGGGACCGGCGCCCCGGGTGGCGAAGGGGACAACGGCTGACCGGGCCGCCGCGGGTTCACAGGGTGCCGAGGGTGCCCTCCGTGACGTGCACCGAACCGAACTGCGGCTCGATTCGCAGGTACACCGGGTCGAACGGCTCGCCGTCCACCCGGCGCGGTGCGGGGCCGAACCGCTCGACCTCGGCGGCGCTCGGCTCGTGCGCCTCGCACCGGCCCACCACCTGAGCCGTCCACAGGCTCTCGCCGGGCCCGGCGGTGCTCAGGTTGTCGGCGCCGTACGCGACGACGCTCCCGGCGCAGACCTGGTGGTAGCCGCAGCTCCGCGGCATGCGCAGCAGGACCCGGGCGTCGGCCACGATGTGGCGCGCGAAGGCGAGGAAGGGCAGGGCGCGCATGGTCGTGGCGGCGCGGCCGTAGGCGGTGCGGGCGAGCAGACCTACGGCGTGCTGTGCGTCGGTGGGCATGCACTCACTGTGCGCGAGCGGAGGCAGCGGCGACAGAGTCGCCCGCCCCGGCAGGAGGGGACGTAAGTCCCGGTTCGGGCGGCTCAGCGGCTCTCCGCCTCCAGCCGGGCCACGAAGGCCGCCGCCTGGGAACGCCGCTGCATCCCGAGCTTGGCCAGCAGACTCGACACGTAGTTCTTGATCGTCTTCTCCGCCAGGTTCAGCCGCTCGCCGATCGCGCGGTTGGTCATCCCCTCGCCGATCAGCTCCAGGATGCGGCGCTCCTGGTCGGTCAGGCGGGCCAGCCGGTCGTCGGGCTTGGCGCCGCCGTCGCGCAGCCGCTCCAGCACCCGCGCGGTGGCCGCGGGGTCGAGCAGCGACTTGCCGGCCGCCACGCCGCGTACGGCGCTCAGCAGCTCGGCGCCCCGGATGTCCTTGAGGACGTACCCGGAGGCGCCCGCCATGATCGCGTCGAAGAGGGCCTCGTCGTCGGCGAAGGAGGTGAGCATGAGGCAGCGGACGGACTCGTCCCGGGAGCGGATGTCGCGGCACACCTCGACGCCGCTGCCGTCCGGCAGCCGGACGTCCAGCACCGCCACGTCCGGACGGGTGGCCATGACCCGGGCCGCGGCCTCGGCCACCGTGCCGGCCTCGCCGACCACCTCGATGTCGGACTCGCCCGAGAGCAGATCGTGCACCCCCCGGCGCACCACCTCGTGGTCGTCGAGGAGGAATACCCGGATTTTTCCGTCTTCGCGCACGCGGTCAGTGTCACACACCGACTCTTCCCGTGCCCGGGGTGGCCGGGATAACGTGCCGTTGTTCCGGCCCCCTGCGAGGCTGTGACCAGGACAACTTCCGCACTTCGCCGATTTACTTGGAAATCCGAGTAAAAACGCAGGTCAGGAGAGGTTTCACAGAAATGTGGAGCACTGGGTAACGTGCAGTTCGCAGGGCGCTCGCCGGGGCACCTGTCACGCCTGTCCCCCGATCGGGCCGCACCCACCCTCGTGCGACCGCCGGGACACAGGTGAGCCGCACTGGCTTCCGGCGAACCCGGGGGCCGGACCGACGGAGGAGCACACGTGACCGAGAGCACTGCCGCGCGCAAGCCGCGACGCAGCGCCGGAAGCAAGGCGGCCGGCACCACCGGCACCAAAGCCGAGACCACCGGCAAGCGCACCGCACGCACCACTCGCACCACCCGCACCGCTGCTCAGAAAGGCTCCGAGACGGAGCTGGTGCAGCTGCTGACCCCCGAGGGCGAGCGCGTCGAGCCCGCCAAGAACTCGCCGTACGCCGAGTACGCCTCGTTCGTCGCCGACATCACCCCCGACGAGCTGCGCGGCCTGTACCGCGACATGGTGCTCACCCGGCGCTTCGACGCCGAGGCCACCGCCCTGCAGCGCCAGGGCGAGCTGGGCCTGTGGGCCTCGCTGCTCGGCCAGGAGGCCGCCCAGATCGGCTCCGGCCGGGCCACCCGCGAGGACGACTACGTCTTCCCGACCTACCGCGAGCACGGCGTCGCCTGGTGCCGCGGGGTCGACCCGACCAACCTCCTCGGCATGTTCCGCGGTGTGAACAACGGCGGCTGGGACCCCAACGGCAACAACTTCCACCTGTACACCATCGTGATCGGCTCGCAGGCGCTGCACGCCACGGGCTACGCGATGGGCATCACCAAGGACGGCGCGGACTCGGCCGTGATCGCCTACTTCGGCGACGGCGCCTCCAGCCAGGGCGACGTCAGCGAGGCGTTCAACTTCGCCGCCGTCTACAACGCCCCCGTGGTGTTCTTCTGCCAGAACAACCAGTGGGCGATCTCCGAGTCCAACGAGAAGCAGACCCGCGTGCCGCTCTACCAGCGTGCCCAGGGCTTCGGCTTCCCCGGCGTCCGCGTCGACGGCAACGACGCGCTGGCCTGCCTCGCGGTCACCCGCTGGGCGCTGGAGCGGGCGCGGCGCGGCGAGGGCCCGGCGCTCATCGAGGCGTACACGTACCGCATGGGCGCCCACACCACCTCGGACGACCCCTCCCGCTACCGGCACGACGACGAGCGTGCCGCCTGGGAGGCGAAGGACCCGATCCTGCGTCTTCGCCGCTTCCTGGAGGCCGCAAACCACGCGGACGAGGGATTCTTCGGGGAACTGGAGGCGGAGAGCGAGGCGTTGGGCAAGCGAGTGCGCGAAGTGGTCCGTGCCATGCCGGACCCGGACCGGTTCGCCATCTTCGAGAACGTGTACGCGGACGGGCACGCGCTCGTCGACGAGGAGCGAGCCCAGTTCGCCGCCTACCAGGCGTCGTTCGCCGAGGCAGAGGGGGTCTGACATGGCAGCGGAAAAGATGGCGCTGGCCAAGGCGATCAACGAGTCGCTGCGCCGCGCACTGGACTCGGACCCCAAGGTCCTGATCATGGGCGAGGACGTCGGCAAGCTCGGCGGCGTCTTCCGGGTGACCGACGGCCTCCAGAAGGACTTCGGCGAGGACCGGGTGATCGACACCCCGCTGGCCGAGTCCGGCATCGTCGGCACCGCCATCGGCCTGGCCCTGCGCGGCTACAGGCCGGTGGTGGAGATCCAGTTCGACGGTTTCGTCTTCCCGGCCTACGACCAGATCGTCACCCAGCTGGCCAAGATGCACGCACGCTCGCTGGGCAAGGTCAAGATGCCGATCGTCATCCGCATCCCCTACGGCGGCGGCATCGGCGCGGTCGAGCACCACTCCGAGTCCCCCGAGGCGCTGTTCGCGCACGTGGCGGGCCTGAAGGTGGTCTCCCCGTCGAATTCGGCGGACGCCTACTGGATGATGCAGCAGGCCATCCAGAGCGACGACCCGGTGATCTACTTCGAGCCCAAGCGGCGCTACTGGGACAAGGCCGAGGTCAACCGCGAGGCCATCCCGGGCCCGCTGCACACCGCGCGCGTGGTGCGCGAGGGCGGCGACCTCACGCTGGCCGCGTACGGCCCGATGGTGAAGCTCTGCCAGGAGGTCGCCGACGCGGCGGCCGAGGAGGGCAGGTCGCTGGAGGTGGTGGACCTGCGGTCCATCTCCCCGGTCGACTTCGACACGATCCAGGCGTCGGTGGAGAAGACCCGCCGCCTGGTCGTGGTCCACGAGGCACCGGTGTTCCTGGGCTCGGGCGCGGAGATCGCGGCCCGGATCACGGAGCGCTGCTTCTACCACCTGGAGGCCCCGGTGCTCCGGGTCGGCGGCTACCACGCCCCGTACCCGCCGGCGCGTCTGGAGGAGGAGTACCTGCCCGACCTGGACCGGGTGCTCGATGCCGTCGACCGCTCGCTGGCGTACTGAGGAGGGGAGCGTGACGACGATGACGGACAGCTCCGTGCGTGAGTTCAAGATGCCCGACGTGGGTGAGGGGCTCACCGAGGCCGAGATCCTCAAGTGGTACGTACAGCCCGGTGACACGGTCACCGACGGGCAGGTGGTGTGCGAGGTCGAGACGGCCAAGGCCGCCGTCGAGCTGCCCATCCCCTACGACGGCGTGGTCCGCGAGCTGCACTTCCCCGAGGGCACCACCGTCGACGTGGGCACGTCGATCATCGCGGTCGCCGTGGGCGGCGCGGCGGCCGAGGCCCCCGTACAGGAGGCGGCCCCGGCCGCGGCCGAGGAGGCGCCGGCCGACGCGGAGGAGAAGAAGCCGGAGGGCCGCCAGCCGGTCCTGGTCGGGTACGGGGTCTCCACCTCCGCGACCCGCCGCCGCCCCCGCAAGGGCGCCCAGCCCCCGGACGACCGGCAGGCCCCGGCGGCGGCCGCGATCCAGGCCGAGATGAACGGCCACGGCAACGGCCACGCGCCGGCCGTCGCGCCGGTCCCCGGCGAGCGCCCGCTGGCCAAGCCGCCGGTGCGCAAGCTGGCCAAGGACCTCGGTGTCGACCTGACGACCGTCGTGCCCTCCGGCCCGGACGGCATCATCACCCGCGAGGACGTGCACGCGGCCGTCGCACCGGCCCGGCCGGAGCCGCAGGCGGCCCCCGCGGCGGCCGCCCCGGCACCGGTGGCGCCGGCGTCGCACGACACCGCGCGCGAGACCCGGATCCCGGTCAAGGGTGTCCGCAAGGCGACGGCGGCGGCGATGGTCGGCTCGGCGTTCACCGCGCCGCACGTCACCGAGTTCGTGACGGTCGACGTGACGCGCACGATGAAGCTGGTCGAGGAGCTGAAGCAGGACAAGGAGTACGCGGGCCTGCGCGTGAACCCGCTCCTCCTGATCGCCAAGGCCCTGCTGGTCGCGATCAAGCGCAACCCGGACGTCAACGCCTCCTGGGACGAGGCGGCGCAGGAGATCGTGGTCAAGCACTACGTCAACCTGGGCATCGCCGCCGCGACCCCGCGGGGCCTGATCGTCCCGAACATCAAGGACGCCCACGCCCAGACGCTCCCGCAGCTGGCGGGGTCCCTGGGCGAGCTGGTGTCGACGGCGAGGGAGGGCAGGACCAGCCCCGGCGCCATGCAGGGCGGCACGGTGACCATCACCAACGTCGGCGTCTTCGGCGTCGACACGGGCACACCGATCCTCAACCCCGGCGAGTCCGCGATCCTCGCGGTCGGCGCGATCAAGCTCCAGCCGTGGGTGCACAAGGGCAAGGTGAAGCCGCGTCAGGTGACCACCCTGGCCCTGAGCTTCGACCACCGTCTGGTCGACGGCGAACTGGGCTCCAAGGTCCTCGCCGACGTGGCGGCGGTCCTGGAGCAGCCGAAGCGGTTGATCAGCTGGGCGTAGCCGGACGAACAGGGCCGCGCGTCCCCGCCCGGGACGCGCGGCCCGGTCCGGTCAGAGCTTGCCGAAGCCGTAGTTCATGAGCTTGGTGGCGTCGGTCGCGCGCTGGTTGGACGACGTGGACGTCAGGACCGTGCCGATGACGGTCTTGCCCTTCCGGGTCGCCGCGAAGACCAGGCAGTACTTGGCCTCCGGGCCCGAGCCCGTCTTCACGCCGATCGCGCCGCTGTAACTGCTCAGCAGCGTGTTGGTGTTGGTCCAGGCCGCCATGGTGCGGGTGCCGCCCGTCTTGGTGACCGTCTTCGCCGTGTACTTCTTGGTCTTGACGATCGTGCGGAAGGTCGAGCTCTTCATCGCGTTGCTCGCGAGCTTCGTCAGGTCGCGCGGCGTGGAGTAGTTCTTGCCGTTGCCGATGCCGTCGAACGAGTCGAAGTGCGTGTTCTTCAGGCCGAGGCTCTTGGCGGTGGAGTTCATCTTGCCGATGAACGACTTCACCCGGGCCGCCCGCGTGCTGCCCGAGCCGAACTTGTCGGCCAGCGCGTACGCCGCGTCGCAGCCGGACGGCAGCATCAGCCCGTAGAGCAGCTGCCGGACCGTCACCTTGTCGCCGACGATCAGACGGGCGGAGGAGGCGTTCTTCGACACGATGTAGTCGCTGTACGCCATCTGGATCGTGACCTTGGCGTCCAGGTTCAGATTCGGCTGCGCGAGCACGACCTTGGCGGTCATGATCTTGGTCGTGGAGCCGGTGGAGCGCTTGGTGTCGGCGGCCTTGGTGTACAGCGAGGCGCCGTTGGCGTCGTTCATCACGAAGCCGCCCTTGGCGGCGATCGACGGCGCCGGGGCGGCGACGGTGCGCACGCGGTGGGCCTTCCACTCGGGCTCGGCGGCCTGAGCGGGTGCGGAGGCGAGGACGCCGGTCGCGAGGACGACGCCGCCGGTCAGCGTGACGGCGGCGGCTCTGCGGGTGCGGCTGCCCAGAATGCTGTTTATCAAGTCAAATACCCCGATTGTGGTGAATTCCCCAGAGGCGCGGCCGTGTTGTGGTCAGTGCGGATGGGGCCGCACCTGTGCGACTCGTGAATAGCACGGAAGGTTGCCCTGCGGCAGGGGTGGGATGAGGGATCCCCCTGATAGGTGACCGGGAGTCCGCATACTGGACCGGCCCCGTCTTGCGTCCCTGTTGTATCTATCCTGTCGGCATGACCACGGCAGTGAAGCAACCCCCCGCGGCGGACCGCGTCTACACCCACGTCAAGCAGGGTGTCCTGGAGCGCCACTACGAGGGCGGGACGCTGCTCACCGAGGGCGAACTGGCCGAGGCCGTGGGCGTCTCCCGCACGCCGGTGCGCGAGGCCCTGCTCCGGCTGGAGGCCGAGGGCCTGATCCGGCTCTACCCGAAGAAGGGCGCCCTGGTCCTGCCCGTGTCCGCCCAGGAGATCGCGGACGTGGTGGAGACCCGGCTGCT
The Streptomyces sp. NBC_01723 genome window above contains:
- a CDS encoding pyridoxamine 5'-phosphate oxidase family protein is translated as MPTDAQHAVGLLARTAYGRAATTMRALPFLAFARHIVADARVLLRMPRSCGYHQVCAGSVVAYGADNLSTAGPGESLWTAQVVGRCEAHEPSAAEVERFGPAPRRVDGEPFDPVYLRIEPQFGSVHVTEGTLGTL
- a CDS encoding bacterial proteasome activator family protein — its product is MEMPRNDRSPENPQILVVGQDGMALGGGGDDDSREVPVTEQVEQPAKVMRIGSMIKQLLEEVRVAPLDEASRARLKEIHASSVKELEDGLAPELVEELERLSLPFTDGATPTDAELRIAQAQLVGWLEGLFHGIQTTLFAQQMAARAQLEQMRRALPPGVAPDGEEPPQPGGRSGGPYL
- a CDS encoding dihydrolipoamide acetyltransferase family protein; its protein translation is MTDSSVREFKMPDVGEGLTEAEILKWYVQPGDTVTDGQVVCEVETAKAAVELPIPYDGVVRELHFPEGTTVDVGTSIIAVAVGGAAAEAPVQEAAPAAAEEAPADAEEKKPEGRQPVLVGYGVSTSATRRRPRKGAQPPDDRQAPAAAAIQAEMNGHGNGHAPAVAPVPGERPLAKPPVRKLAKDLGVDLTTVVPSGPDGIITREDVHAAVAPARPEPQAAPAAAAPAPVAPASHDTARETRIPVKGVRKATAAAMVGSAFTAPHVTEFVTVDVTRTMKLVEELKQDKEYAGLRVNPLLLIAKALLVAIKRNPDVNASWDEAAQEIVVKHYVNLGIAAATPRGLIVPNIKDAHAQTLPQLAGSLGELVSTAREGRTSPGAMQGGTVTITNVGVFGVDTGTPILNPGESAILAVGAIKLQPWVHKGKVKPRQVTTLALSFDHRLVDGELGSKVLADVAAVLEQPKRLISWA
- a CDS encoding Stk1 family PASTA domain-containing Ser/Thr kinase; this translates as MSQDAGQGRYAGRALAGGRYQLRDLLGEGGMASVHLAYDSVLDRQVAIKTLHTELGREQAFRERFRREAQAVAKLTHTNIVSVFDTGEDELDSMTTPYIVMEYVEGRPLGSVLDEDVRQQGAMPADKALKITADVLAALEISHEMGLVHRDIKPGNVMMTKRGVVKVMDFGIARAMQSGVTSMTQTGMVVGTPQYLSPEQALGRGVDARSDLYSVGIMLFQLVTGRLPFDADSPLAIAYAHVQEEPVAPSSVNRSLPPAVDALVARALKKNPNERFPSAEAMRDECLRVAQSFHAAPPSIVPGAAAASGAGVGSAVFPPVDQGTPAPTGPVQTPYQPTPAPNPYGGPAPATHSPAAYGYPQQGGYQTPAPYGQHGQQGASTPPPYNLTPSAPASGGAGGGRNNKPVIIGSIVVAVVAVGGLVGALLMNGGGGEDPEGGGSPSASVSASKAAGYRGPDKTKTIEKDECTEPEESYNDPDKIKVPDFTFKYIGSVKECFNAAGWRMKVVEVDENTYGEGSIRDQFPAAGTDVDPEDMPEIQLKVSTGNPASE
- a CDS encoding response regulator; the protein is MREDGKIRVFLLDDHEVVRRGVHDLLSGESDIEVVGEAGTVAEAAARVMATRPDVAVLDVRLPDGSGVEVCRDIRSRDESVRCLMLTSFADDEALFDAIMAGASGYVLKDIRGAELLSAVRGVAAGKSLLDPAATARVLERLRDGGAKPDDRLARLTDQERRILELIGEGMTNRAIGERLNLAEKTIKNYVSSLLAKLGMQRRSQAAAFVARLEAESR
- a CDS encoding protein kinase domain-containing protein is translated as MAQQQRAQGPSDPEANGGGMADAPETWGNGGLVGDGRYRLTRRLGRGGMAEVFAAEDVRLGRTVAVKLLRADLAEDPVSKARFTREAQSVAGLNHHAIVAVYDSGEDFVGGQSVPYIVMEIVEGRTIRDLLLNAEAPGPEQALIIVSGVLEALAYSHQHGIVHRDIKPANVIITNNGAVKVMDFGIARALHGASTTMTQTGMVMGTPQYLSPEQALGKAVDHRSDLYATGCLLYELLALRPPFTGETPLSVVYQHVQDIPTPPSEVSDATPPELDGLVMRSLAKEPDDRFQTAEEMRGLVQYGLQMLYEQGSHTGTWNTGPVTAHDGRQTPAAGLAGTSVMPNAGHGASGTQQIPQPILPGRYGGGDDGGFEGNGNKGSGRGKLWILAVLAVIAIAAGVALALNNGDDGKGGTDTDKSPSASVSESTGDESPSPSPSDEETQENTDPGTDQDNGGGGTGGGDWTPSYSPSYTPSQSQTEEPTGDPTGDPTGDPTTPTDDPTTDPTGPTGDPTGDPTGGTEGGGGTGAPGGEGDNG
- the pdhA gene encoding pyruvate dehydrogenase (acetyl-transferring) E1 component subunit alpha, with the protein product MTESTAARKPRRSAGSKAAGTTGTKAETTGKRTARTTRTTRTAAQKGSETELVQLLTPEGERVEPAKNSPYAEYASFVADITPDELRGLYRDMVLTRRFDAEATALQRQGELGLWASLLGQEAAQIGSGRATREDDYVFPTYREHGVAWCRGVDPTNLLGMFRGVNNGGWDPNGNNFHLYTIVIGSQALHATGYAMGITKDGADSAVIAYFGDGASSQGDVSEAFNFAAVYNAPVVFFCQNNQWAISESNEKQTRVPLYQRAQGFGFPGVRVDGNDALACLAVTRWALERARRGEGPALIEAYTYRMGAHTTSDDPSRYRHDDERAAWEAKDPILRLRRFLEAANHADEGFFGELEAESEALGKRVREVVRAMPDPDRFAIFENVYADGHALVDEERAQFAAYQASFAEAEGV
- a CDS encoding alpha-ketoacid dehydrogenase subunit beta translates to MAAEKMALAKAINESLRRALDSDPKVLIMGEDVGKLGGVFRVTDGLQKDFGEDRVIDTPLAESGIVGTAIGLALRGYRPVVEIQFDGFVFPAYDQIVTQLAKMHARSLGKVKMPIVIRIPYGGGIGAVEHHSESPEALFAHVAGLKVVSPSNSADAYWMMQQAIQSDDPVIYFEPKRRYWDKAEVNREAIPGPLHTARVVREGGDLTLAAYGPMVKLCQEVADAAAEEGRSLEVVDLRSISPVDFDTIQASVEKTRRLVVVHEAPVFLGSGAEIAARITERCFYHLEAPVLRVGGYHAPYPPARLEEEYLPDLDRVLDAVDRSLAY
- a CDS encoding D-alanyl-D-alanine carboxypeptidase family protein — protein: MINSILGSRTRRAAAVTLTGGVVLATGVLASAPAQAAEPEWKAHRVRTVAAPAPSIAAKGGFVMNDANGASLYTKAADTKRSTGSTTKIMTAKVVLAQPNLNLDAKVTIQMAYSDYIVSKNASSARLIVGDKVTVRQLLYGLMLPSGCDAAYALADKFGSGSTRAARVKSFIGKMNSTAKSLGLKNTHFDSFDGIGNGKNYSTPRDLTKLASNAMKSSTFRTIVKTKKYTAKTVTKTGGTRTMAAWTNTNTLLSSYSGAIGVKTGSGPEAKYCLVFAATRKGKTVIGTVLTSTSSNQRATDATKLMNYGFGKL